DNA from Apostichopus japonicus isolate 1M-3 chromosome 15, ASM3797524v1, whole genome shotgun sequence:
CAGACAAACAAGGATATTTGGAATATATCAGTGGTATAAATTAACAGTAACTTCTAGCTGGGTAACATGTTACTGATTGGTTCCTAAGGAGACAGACAAACAAGGATATTAGGAATATATCAGTGGTATAAATTAACAGTACCTTCTAGCTGGGTAACATGTTACTGATTGGTTTCTAAGGAGACAGACAAACAAGGATATTTGGAATATATCAGTGGTATAAATTAACAGTAACTTCTAGCTGGGTAACATGTTACTGATTGGTTCCTAAGGAGACAGACAAACAAGGATATTTGGAATATATCAGTGGTATAAATTAACAGTAACTTCTAGCTGGGTAACATGTTACTGATTGGTTCCTAAGGAGACAGACAAACAAGGATATTTGGAATATATCAGTGGTATAAATTAACAGTAACTTCTAGCTGGGTAACATGTTACTGATTGGTTTCTAAGGAGACAGACAAACAAGGATATTAGGAATATATCAGTGGTATAAATTAACAGTAACTTCTAGCTGGGTAACATGTTACTGATTGGTTCCTAAGGAGACACACAAACAAGGATATTAGGAATATATCAGTGGTATAAATTAACAGTAACTTCTAGCTGGGTAACATGTTACTGATTGGTTCCTAAGGAGACAGACAAACAAGGATATTTGGAATATATCAGTGGTATAAATTAACAGTAACTTCTAGCTGGGTAACATGTTACTGATTGGTTTCTAAGGAGACAGACAAACAAGGATATTAGGAATATATCAGTGGTATAAATTAACAGTAACTTCTAGCTGGGTAACATGTTACTGATTGGTTCCTAAGGAGACAGACAAACAAGGATATTTGGAATATATCAGTGGTATAAATTAACAGTAACTTCTAGCTGGGTAACATGTTACTGATTGGTTTAAAAGGAGACCGAAAGAAGTGTCAGTGCTATTGCAAAGATTTCATGAAAGGAACTGCATTGTAAGTAACACCTAACTGGCCTTgaacatatgtatgtatgtatgtatgtatgtatattagatcctcctgcaagcattGTCTCGGGTTTGCTGATTGGTTGGTTGGGTCATTCATCATGTGGTCAAACTTTACATTGTGCAGATAACTTGAGGACCCTAAGTCAGTTTTATGAATTCATTAATCGTTTTCTGCTGCAGATACCATTGTATATTGTTCCAGTGTATATGATGTGTACACTTTCTTGGAGTCGTTATCACATTGAGCGATAATGAGTTGTCTGTCCCAGACAATTGAAGAAACTTCTCTCACCTTCtgcattaaagggtgtgaagactcgtgcaaaaagaaacgtctaatgccggtaatctgacctaattaagaatgaggtgtaacagaagtgttagacaccaccatctatcccagaaaatacacacacagcttgctaccgtcggtaattagacactagtgtacagccTACATACAATTgcgatcaatacccacaacacagtgtataaatgatacagcgatgaacatctcaggtccagctaaagataacaaggtatcacgtttcataactgtctgcattttgtagggacacgaacaaaacttcacttgcaagcaacagaaagttaactttttcagatggccgcacccggtttggggcgagtcttcaatgccttttactGTGACTGTTTTCTTGTTGTATTTCCAGGATGGCTATCAACAGTTGGCTTTCCTGTCATCACAGAGCATGAAGGGAATTATCAGAGTTAAATTCATTAACGAGCAGGTTAGAAATATCAtaaatcatttcatattttaccCATTTGGCATTCCATAGTATTACTCTACAGTAGAACCCCACTCAACTATAATTTCTCTATCCCTCTAAATATCAACGTGTACTATTATCACTAATGATTATATGTTCAGTACTGATCATGTTATTGTTACATATTGCTTAATTATCTGTGTATGGTGCagatatatcagtccatactgGAAACTTAATCTTTTTTACATGTTTCCCTGAAGAATGTTCATTACTAGTGGATACAAATTCAAGTTAGCAAAGAAAGTTGAAGTCTGAAGACAAACTTCAAGATTTTTGTATCGTCATGTATCATTCAAACTGTTGACTCCCTGCAGTCGTGAAATATTGATAATGTGATActgaaatatcaattttttaaatgtttaatattcttCACATTATTCAATAATGACTTGTACATTGTTTCCTGTTGATAGGGTCTTAGTGAGGCTGGAATAGATCAAGATGGTGTTTTCAAAGAATTTCTTGAAGAAACAATTTCAACAGTGTTTAATCCATCGTTAAATCTGTTCAAGGTAAGATACGGCCTTGATTTTAACACCCTTGATTCATCAGCAACTCTTGATTCTTTCATTCATCACTCCATCATGATTCATCACAATTATGGTCTACAGTTTTGTATCTTTGACATCAGACATTTGCTATCTGAAAATTTAGAATTTTTTTCGAATAGAAGATAATGTTGGGAGATGTCAATGAGGTGTAGGAGTGGTGGTAATTAATGGTTGGTAAATTGACAAGTGGGTTTGGTAAATTTATGATAGAAGAGAATGGTTGAGAGATGAAAACAATGTGTAAGGGTGGTGGTATGTCTGGTTTGCGAATTGACAAGTGGGTTTGGTTTTCTCTTGTTTCCCTGGTTATGAAACATCTTCATTCTTCAtagctgcactgcagtgatgaaTTGGGATGCTATCGCCTCTCTCAGTTtgtgagaaagtggtcagatgctaaGGTACACTCTCTTCAATCAAATGAGGATTGTTAAGTGGCCTGGGGGTTGGGGGTGTGTAGGAATTGATACGGCAAGTACATGGCAGCCTAGTAATTTCTCTGAACACTCATTGAAACGGAGAAGGCCTTGATATAAGCTGGTGTTCAACTACGATTATCACATGGATCGTGACTTCAAAATGCGCTTCTGTTGGCTTCGTAAATCTTGGGCAAAATTGAAATAAACTATGGGCCTGTTATGAGGCCAAGAGATACTTCATTTCCATATAGATCTACAGTTAACATTGGGCATAGTTTTTGTTGCTAGGACTCATCCCTTATTTCATGATATACTGTAATTCTTTTGAAACTCACAATAGTGTTTACTTGTGCTGAAAAGTGAATGTACCTAtaaagccaccgtagtattcaACATATTTTTCAACCAACATTCTTTATAAAGTTGTCTATCTTCTTTCTGGCAGACCACCAGTGAGCAAAAACTCTACCCTAGTCCTACTTCGTACATCAACGAGAATCATCTAGCATTGTTTGAATTTGTGGGCAAGATGCTTGGCAAAGCAGTGTACGAGGTAAATAAAGTGGTACAAAACTTATTGTGTAGTTAACACTCAATAATTCTTGCCACGTTTGTAGTATGACTGATTAATAATTGGCAAaatgtcttttgttttaatttcactTCGTTAACTTTTCATACTCATATGCAAATTTTAACATTTGTCTTTCTTCATCCCGAAACAGGGTATTGTGGTTGAGGTCCCATTTGCATCGTTTTTCTTGAATCAACTTTTAGACAGAAATCACAGTGCATTCTACAGCCCAATTGATGAACTACCATCACTGGATCTGGAACTGTATAACAACTTGACTTACGTGAAGGTACAGTAATATATAATACCATAAGTAGTAGTTTAGCTACATGAATATAGTTTGGCTTACATGAAGGTACAGTAATATATAATACCATAAGTAGTAGTTTAGCTACATGAAGATAGTTTGGCTTACATGAAGATTCTTTGACTTACTTGAAGATAGTTTGACTTACATGAAGGTGATTTGACTTACTTGAAAATAATTGATTTTAAAGGTAAAGTGACTTCAATGAAAGTAGTTTGACTTACAAGATGGTAATAAGACCTACATGAAGGTAACAATTTACAAAATGCTGATTTAGACTTTGTCCATATATTCCATTCAAGCAAGGGCTTATAAGCAAGGGCTTATAAAGATAAACCTATACAGTTATAGCATATAACCATATGAACAATAACTTGAAAAACCTTCCCAAACCAAAACCAGCATCTCATCTTCTTCCGTCTAGCATTACGATGGCGACATTGCAGATCTGGACTTGTTCTTTTCGTACGATGAAGATTGCATGGGAAAGATTGTCACACACGATCTGCTCCTTGGAGGCAAGGTTATGACAGTCACAAATGATAATAAGTAAAttccattttaattttatttcatgaGCTTTTCGTTTGAATTTTTGGCATTTTGTAGAGGTGAATGCTACCTTAGGGGTCTCCGGTAGTATCAACATCATAAATGTTCATTTATCCCCAGTTAGAAGTCTCTAACAACCATGTAAAAACAGTAATGTTCATGTTTATGAAAATACTTTTGAATGAACTTTTTCACTGAATTTAAGATAATAAGTCttgtttcatgaatatttaaaatatgtgtaaaagtaaaaggGCCTCACGttcgatcctagtaggatcttcttcagaggaaaaaaatatttagaaatagagcaaaagaaagttaaaatattaaaagatgaCTAAAGATGAAAGATGTTTATTTCTGGTTTGTTCCCCCTCAGAATTCACTACATTCACCTGATGGCTCACTTTAGAATGTGTAAACAGATTCGAGAGCAGACCATGGCCTTTAAGAGGGGCTTCTGGTCCATCATATCCCCAGACTGGCTCCAATGGTTCTCTGGGCCAGAGCTGCAAAGACTCATCTCGGGAGATTCAGCAGATTTGGACCTCAAAGATCTCAAGTTTGTGtctatttgtcacattttctttcttcctttgaAATAGCTTGTTAAGATTCATAACTTTGTAGGAAAGGTTGATATTGATCTAGGACATGAGTTGACGAAATGCGACCTGCATGAAAAATTTCTGCCACCCGCAAGCTTTTAAAAACTCCTATTAATGCGGCCCACAGAATCTTGTGATCAAATAATAGCATGACATATGTATAATGAAGGGAGGTTTTATATTGGatgtaaatatgatattgatttttttaatgtaacaaATGGAAATTGCATGCTTATGTAGAACTTTCTGATCTCACGGTATAATGTAATTCTCCATATTTATCATAGGAGTAGGTACATCCTTAAGTGTTGCAAACTCAGGGAATGGGTACAAAAATTCACTGTGGCTCGCAATTTAAATTTTTGTGTCCGCCCTGTTTGAGGTCGAGGAAGTCAAGAAGATTCCTTTAACAGATTTATTGTAAGGGAGTATGCCAACGctacattacaaatttgttaGTGTTGTTTGATTGGCCTGTTATATTTTTATAGATTTGTCTTTTTCTATGGtacttcatgaaaaaaaaaaagtaggccTAATAAATAATAAGAAGTAAATCATCATCTTTCCTCATGATGCCATTCAAGCATACAATGTTTGGAAGCCTGATAAAATGGTTTAAAAGAGTCCTAATTTGACATGATTAAGCTTATTAATTATTCTCAACTTTACAGGAAGAATGTTCAATACTACGGAGGCTTTCATGGGTCACACAGGGTCATCAATTGGCTCTTTGATGTTCTCGAACATGATTTCAGTGAGAAAGAGAGAGCACAGTTTCTTAAGGTAAGACAGACTACTGTAATATCAGGTGGggatggtgggagggggaggggaggggatggtggGATGGGGTTGTGGGGACAGGGTAGTGAACAGCAGAGGTGCTGGGTTTGGTTTTAGTAAAATAGAGCACAGGAGAGTCTTGAGAAAGGTGTCATGTAGTCTATCAAGAAACACCATCAGTAACGTAGGTGTTTCATGGTTTCGGTGTTTGGCATCAACCAGGATCGGTATTTAGTGTCAGAAAAAGAGTGCCACTCTTGATGGATAATCAAACATCTTCTTGAGGGTTTTGGAGGGATAAGCAGTTTATTTATTGTACAGAACTGTAACTCCTTCTGTTTTCTTGTTATACAAAACAACATCCGAGGTAAAACAGTAATATGACATTAATAGTAAccattcactatatatatatgtcttctgGGTTATCTCAAATTAACGTAATCCGATGTCTTGTTAACTATTGATGGACTTTATCATGTGCTAGTTGGTTGTTGTCGATTCGATGagccatttttctttcttctcttctaGTTTGTCACAAGCTGCTCCAAACCGCCGTTGCTAGGGTTTGCTCACCTCGAACCTCCATTTTCCATCCGTTGTGTGGAGGTCAGCGATGATCAGGTACGATAGCACAAACTAGAACATGAGAATTTGTGACATCAATACAAAGGGAGAGACATGAAAAGCATTAGGTAGACATTGTTGATGAAAAAAGACTGGATGTTCCTGACCAAATATACTCTTTTTCATTTGTAGTGTGCATTCTGGTGTATTGATTGTTAAAAGTATTGAATTTATATGAACCTTCAGTTGAAAGAAGACATGCTCATTCAATTGTTCTGTGAGATAGACATACTAGTGTTGAACATCTTACCCCCTCACCCACactttccccttcccccacacaTTTCTCTTTCCCCACACCACCCCCTCATCCCCCCACACTTTCCCCCATAGCCCCAAAGAGACATAAACCACACATCACCATTAACCTTTGTCATAGAGGTGCCACAGTGATGAATAACGTCTCGTTCATTCCACCCTGAGGAGCTTCCAAGCCTTGAAATTGGGACTCATTCATGGTGTGAATTTCATTTAGGTTAATAATGATTTGTTGTATACTTTCAACATGAATCATgcaataacattttgaaaactcACAGAAAAATGggagataataataataacataagtCAACATTACCTCAGTTACATCGTTAGAAGTCAGAATACCTCAGGTACATCGTGAGAATACCCCAGGTACATTGTTAGAAGTCAGAATACCTCAGGTACATTGTACCTGTAGGCAAAcaatcagagccgtagattcggctttgaaaactatctaagtgtAGCACCACCATGAGTTGGCACTACGTGTACAAGGATATTTTGACTGAAGatacctcccagattgctggaaatggcacttcccaggccttgtgaGTTGCATCTAACCTTGAAATTAATAGCGATATCATACAAAccaaccaaaaaaatatgctcaagtggggggcagtcgccccctttgcccccccttGACTACGCGCCTGAGCAGGGATCGAACTTTGTGTCACTCCATACAACCCTAAAATGAGGCAGGGACGTGAGTTTTAGAATACTTTGGCCGCTGCCTTGTTTGGTCAATGAGCTTAAAAGAATGATAGTTTCATACCTGAATGGACCGTTATtatcatttgatttattttactttcttttggaAGGACACTGGTGATACAGTTGGGAGTGTGCTAAGAGGCTTCATGAGAATCCAGAAGAAGGATCCAGTAGGTCGACTTCCAACCTCATCAACTTGCTTTAATCTACTAAAATTACCAAACTACCAGAAGAAGAGTACTCTTCGGGAAAAGTTGAGGTATTCTATCGCCAGCAATACAGGGTTTGAACTCTCTTAGATGATGGCATCGTTAAAGCTTGGGATCATGTGACTCCACTCGCCAATTGTCTTAAACAAAATGACTGTAATGAATTGATGAAGTATACATCAGGGAGAATAGTACAGTAATTAAAGGCACTAAATTGACTTGAGTCAGGAGAATCCTGCAATTACTTTCATCGACCTTTATAAAGTGTACAAGTGACATTTTGCAACATTGAAGAATGTGTTGTTGTTTCAACAGCTCAGCTCAAAAGGTACAACCCTTTATCAAGTGTGTTGGTGACACTTTGCAACACTGAATGATGTGTTGATGTTTCAACAGCTCAGCTGGAGAAGTACAGACCTTTATCAAGTATGTTAGTGGCACTTTGCAACTTTGATGAATGTGTTGATATTTCAATAGCTCAGCACAAAAGGTACAGACCTTTATCAAGTGTGTTAGTGACACTTTGCAACATTGAAGAATGTATTGATGTTTCAATAGTTCAGAGAGGTAAAGACCTTTATCAAGTGTGTTAGTGACACTTTACAACATTGAAGAATGTATTGATGTTTCAATAGCTCAGAGAAGTATAGACCTTCATCAAGTGTGTTAGTGACACTTTGCAACTTCGAAGGATGTGTTGATATTTCAATAGCTCAGCTAAAGAGGTATACTGTAGGCTTCATTTCTTACCCTGGGGTGAATTATTTGTTACACAAGGTAGCCTGAAAATGATTGTTTGCAGACTTCTGTCAAGTTTCAAGTTGATTTAATCTCTCCAACTGTCATTTAAGGTTATAATCACTCTTCACTGACATTAACTGAATTTAAATTTGCTGTTGTGGGAAGGATGAAGTTGCCCAAGGTTGCCCCTACATGGGTGGGTGTCAGCTTCAGAGATTGTGGCGTCACATCCACTCCTTATAAAATCCTTGGTTCACCTTAGGCCCTCTCGTAAAGGTCCGTACACCTATCCCCTAAATCATCTATGAGAAGGGGATTTAGAATTAGTTGCACTGGGGTATTGGTATATGGGTATACTACTATTATTTGGTACCCCCCATATTTGTGTGCTTTTCTTTATCTATGCCCAATTATTAATGTAGTTCTGCATTTTATCTTGACCTTGGATAGGGTTTACAATTGACATGTCCAATATTGTAGTGTCACTATGCAACTCAAGTGTTGGTTAGACATATCTAGAATGCTTTTTATATGTTAAGTTTAGTGGGGACTTTTGTTCTAGTAATACTTTGTTGGTCAACATCGAGAGGTCAACCTTCCATCAGAAGATCAACTAGTAGGTATTACCCTTAGCCTACCTTTTCTAACACTGGGGTCAGAAGACCACATCTCCTTCCTATTTTGGGccagggagggaggggagaaggtTACAAGAGTACCCCTTGGattgatattttgaaatcaatCCTCATTGCCTCTGATTATAGCCCTCCAATCTCCTGCAATATCACTGGCTCCATAAGGCTTTCCTCGTTCATTTTACCCTTTATGTCACCGTTAACTTATGATGCTTATCTGCTGCTTAAGCTATGGATATGTGCTGTTTCCTACATATGCAAGAAGTTAAGAATCACTTTGTCCATGCAAATTTCTCTCTCTTGTAAATTTACAAATTATGCTTCAATCAATATTctaaatatcatatatgtaatTTAATCGAATTGTAAGAAGCCAATTTGTGTTAATTttcattaatacatttttaaagTTGGAATGTGTAAAATGtattaaacaaatgtatatgaaatattttacttgTATGGAAAAGACTTAGCTTCGAAGAGATAACACAAACTTTCTTTGATATACTGTCATGtttgaaataacaatttttcaTGTGATACAGATTACATGAGCAAAGAGCAGTTACatcatttttactttcaatATGTTTCTCTTTATTTGACAATAACAGGTTTTTGCTTATACACACACATCTTCCAAACAATAACTTGCAAAACTGTTTCAAGCCAACACTATTTTAAGATCTTGAATGCCAAATTTTAGCAAGCCTTTGGGTTATCTCTACTTATCTGTAGTCTAAAACAGACTGCTTAGCATCTAGATTTCTGAGGTGGGAATTCACCTTTTTTTCCAGCATACTTAAAAAAATTTGTCTGTCAATATTTTGACAAAACCACTAATCTAAGTTCATGAATTAAGTTCATTAAAGATGCATTCATGTTCTTGCTGCACACGCTTACTACTAGCTGACAATGTagattaaatattaaacataaatTCAATGAAAGTATTTCTTGTCATTTGCACAACAGAGATATACTTCTATAGTGTTAGATTTACTCCCCTGTACCCTTCCATAccccctaccccttcccccacctcaACAACCAAAACAATCGTGGTGCTGACTTTTGTCATCCCATCTCCAATATTTCGTAAAATCAAATCTTAAAAGCATCTGTCTACAATTTCAATGGTCTACCAGGAAAACAagtgaaatgtttattttagaGCCCTAGAGACCTTAGTCGTATGACTGAAAAGATCCTTCCCATTACTATATACTGATTACTCATAGAGGTGTAACATAAGTTAAAACACCAGGTAACATCTGGCAACTACAAATTATACATACAAAGTGTGCTTTTTAAACCACCAGATATGCAGGTTTCAACTAGAGGACATTGAGTATGTCACTCTGCCTGACCAAAACTATCTCTTTTAACCCTCTTTTAGGCAAGGCCTAGCCAAACTTGCTATGAAATTGAGGAAGGCTCGTTAGCGATAGTTCTTTTGAAAGTAACGAACTTTCTAGAAAAAAAACAGCATGCGAGCAATGCAACCAGAAATGTATTCTGTGTTCAACTATTTGTGGGAAAACAAACATTAGAATTGCATAAAAATTGCCACATGTCAGTTCTCTCAAACTGGATCAAGGCCACAAACAAAATTGATCGTCCTTCAGGCTTGTATGGTGTTTGTGCACAAATATTGCTATCAATGACTTTGTTTTAATCTTTCTGAGTGTAGTATTGAAAGAGAAGGTTTTAATCATACCAAACCACATTATTTTAAAATACAGAAATCTATATTTCCAATTTGTTTTTGGGCCCTGTACCGTTTATATCTGGATGTAACTAGGTGGGTCACTGTGGGTGGTGGAGCCCTCGAGGTATGACACTCCATCCATTGTAAAACCAGCCACCGACTGTTTCATGTCGAGATAAAACTATTCATCAAGCAGACATTTTATCAGAGATGATGAGCATTTTAGTAAACTGTAAGGCCCTCCATGACCATCTAGGGCAGCTTTCTCATCATTTGTGTCCATTTTTTCATCCTCTGCTGATAGCTTTCTCGTAGATCAAAATATTCTCATCGTTTCTCCAGCTGTCTTAGTTGTTTCTTCTTCATCCTCTTAATCTTGGCTGTGTTTTTGATCTGTACAaagtatatttaaaaaaagagggAGTTTTGAGCAGATTGTTTTTGAACAAACCTCAAGCCACATcatatattttctctttcaaataATCTTCAAGCTCTGTAAAAAAGCGTATCTCTAGTTTTTCCTGTGATAACCAGACTAGGACATCATCATGCAAACTACAACTGCATTTTGCACCAATCTTACAACTACATCTTACACTACTACACCTGTGTGTCCCTGTAATTTAAAACTGGTGTAGTCAAGCTATCCTATGTCGACGGTAGGCTACATTTCTTTCTGCACTTAATTTCACATTAAGAAAATCTGGAAACTGTCAATATCACTTCAGCTTTATGTATTCAGGCCTAACAATTTAAACTATGAGGCAGAGAGGGATTTGttgggttgggggtggggggtggggtggggggaggggtaaatTTCTCTGTTACTACTCTTATCCAACTTACCACTTGGACAACTTCACTCTTCCTCTCTACACTTCATTTCACATTAGGAAAATCTGGAAACTGTCAACATGACTTCAGCTTTATGTATTCAGGCCTAACAATTTAAACTAAGAGGCAGAGAGGGATTTGttgggttgggggtggggggggtggggtggggttgggtaaATTTCTCTGTTACTACTCTTATCCAACTTACCACTTGGACAACTTCACTCTTCCTCTCATTCTCTTCCTGCCTCTTCTTCTTAGCGATTctctttttcttcaatttctgaGAAGATGAATATAACTATAATAATCAGGCTAGTCATTTTTACGATGCTCAGGTGTCCACAAATGTGGGAGcagcctgcaagggcttatggattacaacatacacgtcaggtggcttccaattcaacattttaactcacatttggaatcttttcaattttagaatGTCATATCATATGGGAAGACCATAGACTGcacttggatgaaaaacccaacTTACTATGACCCAGCCTGGAATAACCCCAACCTTCCAATTGCTAAgcatcattgcttcaaatgccactgcctttatgCACTTGGCCACAGCACTGGTATCAGATCAATAATTACTTGGAGACATTTTGCTGGTCGGCAAAATATTCCTTTGATATACTTTGTACCTTGACAGGAACAATGAAAGGCACTTGGACCCACCAAAGAGCACATGTCAGGCATAATGTATAGCAACACAACGatccccccaacccacccacccacccacccaccccaccaacccacccccccaataaaatccattaaataaaaaaatgtgattGCACTTTACACCCAACCATAATACTGCATTTCATACAGATCTCATTATGGTGTTGATATGCCTTCAGATTCATCTCAGAAAAACGCTACACAAACTTTATTTATGGCGAACCAGCACAAGAGTCCTGCTGTTGCAAATAACTGCCTAGTACCGAGCTATTAACTTAGTGTTTAAACTTGATATATACAAAgatattttgaatttgttaCTAAAAGCAGCAGCGTCCAATTTGCAAGGCAAATGCAAGGCAATTGTGTACTTTCACTGGAATGCATGAACAAATTGTCTACAAATTTGGAACGTCAAATGACATCGTAATCATATGACACAGAATTATTACATTACAGATCAAAAGAGAAGGATGTACAGTGATTACAAATAAAATGCCAGACAAATAATATATTTGTCACTCTGAAACAGGGAAAGGGATTGATAAAGTCAAAAGATTGCATTGCTTGCATGAACAGAAAATAAGATCAAATGTCTAAGGGTCAGATAAGAAGTTAAGAGTTGAGAAGGCCAGGCTGACCAAAGCATAATAATTGATATTAGTCTTTCTTACCTCAAATTCTTCTCTACGTGCTGCCTTAAGTTCATTTTCGTAAGCTTTCAGTGACTTGAGTCGTGCTTTCTCGTCCATCTTCCATTTCCAAGACGATCGTaaatttttgtcctttttgagACTTGAAAACCTAGGAGAGAAGCACAAAAAAAACGaggaaaaatcaaaacaaaggcATTTGATGAGAGTGCTgtaaatcaatcaaaattttaagaatataaatgtttaaaaagaTGAACATc
Protein-coding regions in this window:
- the LOC139980575 gene encoding coiled-coil domain-containing protein 86-like; this translates as MRGPPEESQTSAVDHVVMETPPEVVASVQENYKSESLSTQPKGRPKSGRTWKTEQRQRFSSLKKDKNLRSSWKWKMDEKARLKSLKAYENELKAARREEFEKLKKKRIAKKKRQEENERKSEVVQVIKNTAKIKRMKKKQLRQLEKR